One genomic segment of Hordeum vulgare subsp. vulgare chromosome 2H, MorexV3_pseudomolecules_assembly, whole genome shotgun sequence includes these proteins:
- the LOC123429076 gene encoding uncharacterized protein LOC123429076, translated as MAGGPIDFWNAWAVQILVLASLTLQVILLLLAGIRRRETSWRLFRFILWMAYQLADATAIYALGHLSFDGATRREHRLVAFWAPFLLLHLGGPDNITAYSLEDNRLWLRHLVTLGMQVAGAVYVLYKHYVGTQDMFVLAVILMFIVGVLKYGERTAALKGSNMDSIRSSLKKEPRAKCHFYLDERPPKGGFKGKMDEEEFLMRHAHSLFHICKHAAVDSSGSMGEDNREIKVLEHLTYEQRYVLMELELSLMYDILYTKAAVVHNLFGYCVCIVSPAAAAASLLVFQFSGKAGHSRVDVLITYILLGSALLLEMRSLLSALGSSWTLPFLCGTRWSWLQHEVLCGGGWDRLRRRIVSLHRLIKVMGLSTWLRPSRRWSGTVGQYNMLHFCTRPSKRNSPLVGRFAKMLGAHSWTVKFPEELKQRLMMYIQELVSDGKVSTQGIIREKWGEEALDDCNLHDDVLKPLKRKLGVEFQEGVIIWHLATDLFLLGENRKKATEETMEEEAFYEESVRVMSNYMMFLLVERPYMLPGLSQSKLYRRTCENLVSIWSQEGQEHPAPSYGDLFRLYDGPNSRSRSSLQYRKKLAEIVQKENPDITDEVPRVRYAILVAQELVKNENDEKVKGTYSSLQVLFYVWRDFLVHAANKCSRESHAGKLSSGGELTTILWLLTEHLHQLVKHNR; from the coding sequence ATGGCTGGAGGGCCTATAGACTTCTGGAATGCGTGGGCGGTTCAGATCCTGGTGCTGGCGAGCCTCACTCTGCAAGTCATCCTGCTCTTGTTAGCCGGGATACGTCGGCGTGAAACATCTTGGCGACTCTTCAGGTTCATCCTCTGGATGGCATACCAGCTGGCTGATGCCACTGCAATATATGCTCTTGGTCACCTCTCTTTCGACGGTGCCACACGTCGCGAGCATCGTCTCGTCGCGTTTTGGGCACCGTTTCTCTTGCTGCACCTTGGCGGCCCGGACAACATCACCGCCTACTCACTTGAGGACAACAGACTCTGGCTGCGACACCTGGTAACTCTTGGTATGCAGGTTGCCGGAGCTGTCTACGTCCTCTACAAGCATTACGTCGGCACTCAGGACATGTTCGTGCTTGCTGTCATCTTGATGTTCATCGTCGGTGTTCTCAAGTACGGAGAGAGGACAGCAGCACTGAAGGGCAGCAACATGGACAGCATCCGGAGCTCGCTTAAGAAGGAACCACGTGCCAAATGCCATTTTTACCTCGATGAAAGACCCCCCAAAGGGGGATTCAAggggaagatggacgaagaagaattcctcatGCGGCATGCTCACTCCCTGTTCCACATCTGCAAGCACGCAGCTGTTGATTCGTCGGGCAGCATGGGTGAAGACAACCGTGAGATCAAAGTACTTGAACATCTCACATATGAACAGAGGtatgtgttgatggagttggagcTCTCCCTGATGTATGACATCCTCTACACCAAGGCAGCTGTCGTCCACAATTTATTTGGTTACTGTGTCTGCATAGTCTCacctgctgccgccgccgcctcgctttTGGTGTTCCAGTTCAGTGGCAAAGCTGGTCACAGCAGAGTGGATGTTCTGATCACCTACATCTTACTGGGCAGTGCCTTActcctcgagatgagatctctgcTGAGTGCACTTGGGTCGAGTTGGACACTCCCATTCCTGTGTGGCACAAGATGGAGttggcttcaacatgaagttctcTGCGGAGGGGGATGGGATCGGCTTCGTCGTAGGATTGTATCTCTTCACCGGCTCATAAAGGTCATGGGACTAAGCACATGGTTGAGGCCGTCAAGGAGGTGGTCGGGCACTGTGGGGCAGTATAACATGTTGCATTTCTGTACTCGTCCCAGCAAAAGGAACAGCCCTCTAGTGGGTAGATTTGCCAAAATGCTGGGGGCCCACTCGTGGACCGTCAAGTTTCCAGAGGAGCTGAAACAAAGGTTGATGATGTACATACAGGAATTGGTGAGCGATGGGAAAGTGAGCACACAGGGCATTATCAGGGAGAAATGGGGTGAGGAGGCACTCGACGATTGTAATCTGCATGACGATGTGCTTAAACCTCTAAAAAGAAAACTAGGCGTTGAGTTCCAAGAGGGCGTCATTATCTGGCACCTCGCCACCGACCTCTTTCTCCTTGGCGAGAATCGGAAGAAAGCAACGGAAGAGACCATGGAAGAAGAAGCATTCTATGAGGAGTCTGTCAGGGTGATGTCCAATTACATGATGTTCCTCCTGGTGGAGCGCCCCTACATGTTACCGGGCCTTTCTCAGAGCAAATTGTACCGACGAACCTGTGAGAATCTGGTCAGCATATGGTCCCAAGAAGGCCAAGAGCACCCAGCTCCCAGCTACGGCGACTTGTTCCGCCTGTATGATGGCCCCAATTCTCGCTCCCGCTCCAGTCTGCAGTATAGAAAGAAGCTTGCCGAGATAGTGCAAAAAGAGAATCCAGATATCACCGATGAAGTTCCCCGTGTCCGTTATGCAATCCTCGTTGCCCAAGAACTCGTCAAGAATGAAAATGACGAGAAAGTAAAGGGCACGTACAGCTCATTGCAGGTGCTCTTCTATGTGTGGAGGGATTTCCTGGTCCACGCTGCTAATAAGTGCAGCAGGGAGTCCCATGCCGGGAAGCTCAGCAGTGGAGGTGAGCTCACGACCATCCTGTGGCTTCTTACCGAGCACCTCCACCAACTGGTCAAGCATAACCGATAA